One Tumebacillus sp. BK434 genomic window carries:
- a CDS encoding non-ribosomal peptide synthetase — protein sequence MIEIYEFPASFAQQRMWLLDQLSPGNPLYNTPAAVKLTGRLDADRLAHSLQEVVLRHEALQTTFELIEGVPMQVVNPERTAVLQRIDLQILPPEARAAELTRLAREEALFRFDLETGPLLRAVLVQTAAEQHVLLVNLHHIISDGWSVGVLIREISALYAGEELPELPLQYADYTLWQQEWLAGEVLDEQLAFWERTLGGELALLALPTDFPRPAEASQEGAVYRFALPTSLFHKLTALATGEGATLYMVLLAAFQALLHRYTGQTDVPVGTPVAGRGREEIEGLIGLFVNTLVMRTRVEQDLSFCDLLREVRRVALDAYAHADVPFEKVVERLQPERSRAYSPLFQVMFMLHSATAGELALPGVKVEPLQVESGLAKFDLSLMVEGEPGTLQCAFEYRTDLFAAETIARMAGHFVTLAEAMAERPDAAVGTLPLLTAAERNALASWNETAVAYPDDLCLHELFERQAEATPDAIAVVAGTVRWTYGELDQRANQTARLLRKRGVVPGQTVGVRIPRSPEQVAALLGVLKTGAAYVPLDPSLPPDRLRFLEQDAGVAVTLTHGLMAESATEPVEKIESGAAADSLAYLLYTSGSTGEPKGVAVPHRAICNHMQWLLAAYGIMVDDRVVQKTSFGFDASGIEFYGALLSGAQLVLADPEQSQDSAYLAQLIAEQEITVLAVVPSLLKVLLEEPGMAACTALRHVFCGGEALSCELQERCFDRLPHVSLHNLYGPTEACIDATAWTCQRGEAYPSGQVPIGRPIHNAQAHVLDPRLQPVPIGVAGELHIGGAGLAQGYWQQSKLTEEKFVPNPFGAGRLYKTGDLVRYRPDGALEFLGRIDQQVKVRGFRIETGEVEAAILVQPGVRDALVLAKDHRLIAYVTGGADVAQLKQGLLAKLPEYMVPSAIVQLEVFPRTANGKIDRAQLPVPEVAAVEFIAPRTSLEEEITAIWREVLAVERIGVEANFFELGGYSLLASQVMARLRQQFNVDLPLRRLFDAPTVADLATAVAGAQQVEGLSAMPKAPRGEHLPLSFAQERLWFFEQLQPGTAAYHIPSAVRLEGQLDLERLTASLQAIVDRHEALRTTFTEVEGQPRQVVQEAMPIALGRIGEQELEAEAARPFDLEKGPLLRAALVQHGEAEHTLLLTLHHLVADGWSMDVLIRELTALYGNAVHTLPALPVQYADYACWQREQLQGDALEAGLAYWRGQLGGTQPVLQVPTDRPRPAVQTYRGAVERTLLPTELVAQLRQVGDQEAATLFMTLLAAYQTLLYRYTGQEDLRIGTPVANRSRVEVEELIGFFVNTLVLRADVSGTLSFRELLRQVRETALDAFAHEEVPFEQLVKELQPERDLSHTPLFQTLFVLQNTPRAAFELPGLTLTPLDVNSGAAKFDLTLSVMETEAGLLCHFEYNADLFEAATIKRMAGHFETLLASIAMDSTQLIGLLNIMTESEKDHVQTLWGTNLHHAQMKDQIYNQNQAQHQNNDWSHHPHLSSAGEETNLCLHQLFEAQAVLTPDAPAVTYNGISMTYRELNERANHLAHLLRAKGVGQDQLVGLCTERDPEMIVGLLGILKAGGAYLPLDPAYPSERLSFLLADADIRIIVTQEQTALPAHTADAILITDGRSPLNPPCHTTPDNLAYVIYTSGSTGQPKGVLIPHANVARLFTATEHWFQFRADDVWTLFHSYAFDFSVWEIWGALLYGGRLVIVPYLTSRSPEQFYRLLCAEGVTVLNQTPSAFRQLLQADAVAGTSADTLRYVIFGGEALDMHSLAPWFERHGDERPQLINMYGITETTVHVTYRPLTQADLSRGSIIGVPIPDLSVRILDRFGQPVPLGIPGELHVGGAGVAQGYLNRPELTAERFTDGFYKTGDLVRLLPGGDLEYLGRIDQQVKIRGFRIELGEIEAALVQSPAIREAVVTAQNDRLIAYLVPETDCETGDLRSFLQQKLPGYMLPSAFVYIDRLPLTPNGKVDIRALPQPDGQSRANAYAAPQTDAERALCAIFQQVLGTGQVGCEDNFFERGGDSILCIQAVAAARKQGYELSLQEMFRQPTVRDLAATMQTASCQKGTVAPFGQIAASDRELLPEDLEDAYPLTKLQAGMLFHSAASGDASVYHNVNTYHLRAPFAAEQLARTVDALAQQHPVLRTSFDLTSYSEPLQLVHRAVRIPLDIEDLRQLPAAEQERHIADWFEQEKARHFDWTQAPLLRLKIHRRTEETFQFSFTEHHAILDGWSVATMITAFFRSYLTGLPMEQPPPLFRDYCALESAAVSSDEQKNFWLRQLDEFTFTKVPRLPRTVSSAAAGQQLSVNLPFDPAQAQVLKQLAHSAGVPLKSVLLAAHLRVLSFISGHQDVTTGVVANGRPEQEGGERALGLFLNTLPLRQKLRGGTWLDLIRDTFHAEQDLLPHRRYPMMQIQQDHGGHTLFETAFNFTHFHVYSAFAELPQVEVLEAAGIADTNFALSAEFSQNVDSGELSLLLRYDGGEFGAEQITALSGYYRRCFQAMAENAASRYETHSLLAADDLQKLREWKRSDPPHPADLSVHERIALWAAQTPDKPAVVFRDEQLTYRELEARANRLARHLRSCGVGPDTLVGISVERCLEMIVGVLGILKAGGAFVPLDPNYPEERLAYMIGDAGLRLLLTQARFADKLQNLQPGGSLALLRLDADWPIIGQQAADPVPHRAGADDLAYVIYTSGSTGRPKGVLLQHKGLNNMALSQHKTFHVDATSRVLQFASFSFDASVSEIFMALVHGGTLYLAGQDELMPGVDLLNTLRRHRITTVTLPPSALAVMEDDGLPDLQTIISAGEACTAELIARWSQGRAFINGYGPSEATCCTSAEEYRDANGTEAVLIGRPFAGVDVYVLDEHGQPVPAGTPGELHVGGISVGRGYHDRPELNAASFQERDGERLYKTGDLVRWLPDGRLEYISRRDHQVKIRGFRIETGEIENRLSQHPAVGHAIVLVREDVPGDKRLAAYVVLRDEAGQATADDLRGFLQAGLPEHMVPSHILLLEAMPLTPNGKIDRRALPVPIGVRPPGESEYAAPRDLLELELVQLWESLLHIAPIGIRDNFFLLGGHSLLAVRMMAMIQKKWGQDLPFSALSQGGTIEDLAVMLREGGTHRRSSLIPLQAEGTRPPFFCVHAVGGSVLSYVHLAKLLGPEQPFYGLQSPGLDDDREPFTDITRMAAHYIEELRRVQPLGPYHLGGWSLGGVMAFEMAQQLRQAGEEVALLAIFDSFAPLLHNRREFPTEASILAGFSEYLAASSGVEIADGMEEHLYTLQDDAAFRFVLEQTIRQNILPRDISFQQFYRLYRVFRANLLSVHDYTPQAYAGDITLFKATEFVSIELATKINDEPTMGWGELVQGEITTHPLPGTHFSIVRLPHVERLAQELEKVIHCSVNLKSGDFIGKTEKHQS from the coding sequence ATGATCGAGATCTACGAGTTCCCGGCATCGTTTGCCCAGCAGCGCATGTGGCTCTTGGACCAGTTGTCGCCGGGCAACCCGCTGTACAACACCCCGGCCGCCGTGAAGTTGACCGGGCGGCTGGATGCTGACCGCCTTGCGCACAGCCTGCAGGAGGTCGTCCTCCGCCACGAAGCGTTGCAGACGACGTTTGAGCTGATCGAAGGGGTGCCGATGCAAGTCGTCAACCCGGAGCGGACGGCCGTGCTGCAGCGGATCGATCTGCAAATCCTGCCGCCGGAAGCGCGCGCGGCGGAGCTGACCCGTCTGGCGCGGGAAGAAGCGCTCTTCCGCTTCGATCTGGAAACAGGGCCCTTGCTGCGAGCCGTTCTCGTGCAGACCGCGGCGGAGCAGCATGTGCTGCTGGTCAACCTGCACCACATCATTTCGGACGGCTGGTCGGTCGGGGTGCTGATTCGGGAGATCTCGGCCTTGTATGCGGGAGAGGAGCTGCCGGAACTGCCTTTGCAGTATGCGGACTACACGTTGTGGCAGCAGGAATGGCTGGCTGGCGAGGTGCTGGATGAGCAGTTGGCGTTCTGGGAGCGAACGCTTGGCGGCGAGTTGGCCCTGCTCGCGCTGCCGACCGATTTTCCCCGTCCGGCCGAAGCGTCGCAGGAAGGTGCTGTCTATCGCTTTGCGCTGCCCACGTCCCTTTTTCATAAGCTGACCGCGCTCGCAACCGGGGAAGGGGCGACGCTGTACATGGTGCTGCTCGCTGCGTTTCAAGCGCTGCTGCACCGCTATACCGGGCAAACGGATGTGCCGGTCGGGACGCCGGTCGCCGGGCGCGGCCGTGAGGAGATCGAAGGGCTGATCGGGCTGTTTGTGAACACGCTGGTGATGCGGACGCGCGTGGAGCAGGACCTGTCGTTTTGCGATCTGCTGCGCGAAGTGCGCCGCGTGGCGCTCGACGCATATGCCCATGCGGACGTTCCGTTTGAAAAGGTGGTCGAGCGTCTGCAGCCGGAGCGCAGCCGCGCCTATTCGCCGCTGTTCCAGGTGATGTTCATGCTGCACAGCGCGACGGCGGGCGAGCTGGCGCTGCCGGGCGTGAAAGTCGAACCGCTGCAGGTGGAGAGCGGCCTGGCCAAATTTGACCTGTCGCTGATGGTCGAAGGGGAGCCGGGGACGCTGCAGTGCGCCTTTGAATATCGCACCGACTTGTTTGCGGCGGAGACGATTGCACGGATGGCCGGACACTTTGTGACGCTGGCCGAAGCGATGGCCGAACGGCCGGATGCGGCGGTGGGAACGTTGCCGCTGTTGACGGCGGCGGAGCGGAACGCGCTGGCCTCGTGGAATGAGACGGCCGTAGCATATCCCGATGATCTCTGCCTGCACGAGCTGTTTGAGCGGCAGGCGGAGGCCACGCCTGATGCGATTGCGGTGGTGGCGGGAACGGTACGATGGACATACGGCGAACTGGATCAGCGCGCCAACCAAACGGCACGGCTGCTGCGGAAAAGGGGAGTGGTGCCAGGGCAGACGGTCGGCGTTCGCATCCCGCGTTCGCCGGAGCAAGTGGCCGCCCTGCTCGGCGTGCTGAAAACGGGCGCGGCGTATGTGCCGCTCGACCCGTCCTTGCCGCCGGATCGCCTGCGCTTTTTGGAACAGGATGCTGGTGTGGCGGTGACGCTTACCCACGGCCTGATGGCGGAGTCTGCAACTGAGCCTGTTGAAAAAATCGAGTCGGGTGCTGCTGCCGACTCGCTGGCGTATCTGCTGTACACGTCAGGCTCGACAGGCGAGCCTAAAGGCGTCGCCGTGCCGCATCGGGCGATCTGCAACCACATGCAGTGGTTGTTGGCGGCCTACGGGATCATGGTGGACGACCGGGTGGTGCAGAAGACCTCGTTCGGTTTTGATGCGTCGGGGATTGAGTTTTACGGGGCGCTGTTGTCGGGCGCGCAGCTGGTGCTGGCCGATCCGGAACAGAGCCAGGACAGCGCGTATCTGGCGCAACTGATCGCCGAGCAGGAGATCACGGTGCTGGCTGTTGTACCGTCCTTGCTGAAGGTATTGCTGGAGGAGCCGGGGATGGCGGCGTGCACTGCGCTGCGCCATGTGTTTTGCGGCGGGGAAGCCCTGTCCTGCGAGCTGCAGGAGCGCTGCTTTGACCGCTTGCCGCACGTTTCGCTGCACAACCTCTACGGCCCGACGGAAGCCTGCATCGACGCCACCGCTTGGACTTGCCAGCGCGGTGAGGCCTACCCGTCGGGACAGGTGCCGATCGGGCGGCCGATTCACAATGCGCAGGCGCATGTTTTAGATCCCCGCCTGCAGCCGGTGCCGATCGGCGTGGCCGGTGAACTGCACATCGGCGGCGCGGGGCTGGCGCAGGGGTATTGGCAGCAGTCGAAGCTGACGGAGGAGAAGTTTGTGCCCAATCCGTTCGGGGCCGGGCGGCTGTATAAGACGGGCGATTTGGTGAGATACCGCCCGGACGGCGCGCTGGAGTTCCTCGGGCGGATCGACCAGCAGGTAAAAGTGCGCGGCTTCCGCATCGAGACCGGGGAAGTGGAAGCGGCGATCTTGGTCCAGCCGGGCGTTCGCGATGCGTTGGTGCTGGCGAAGGACCACCGTCTGATCGCTTATGTGACGGGAGGTGCGGATGTCGCGCAGCTGAAGCAGGGGCTGCTAGCAAAACTGCCTGAGTACATGGTGCCTTCTGCCATCGTGCAGCTCGAAGTCTTCCCGCGCACAGCAAACGGCAAAATCGACCGGGCCCAGCTGCCCGTCCCCGAGGTGGCGGCTGTGGAGTTCATCGCACCGCGCACGTCGCTGGAAGAGGAGATCACCGCCATTTGGCGCGAGGTGCTCGCGGTGGAGCGCATCGGCGTCGAGGCGAACTTTTTTGAGCTGGGCGGTTATTCACTGCTCGCTTCGCAGGTGATGGCGCGGCTTCGACAGCAGTTCAACGTCGATCTGCCGCTGCGACGTCTGTTCGATGCGCCGACCGTTGCCGATCTGGCTACTGCCGTGGCAGGGGCGCAGCAGGTGGAAGGGTTGTCTGCGATGCCAAAAGCGCCGCGCGGCGAGCATTTGCCGCTGTCGTTTGCGCAGGAGCGGCTCTGGTTCTTCGAGCAGCTGCAGCCGGGGACGGCAGCCTACCACATTCCAAGCGCGGTGCGGCTGGAAGGGCAACTGGATCTGGAACGGCTGACGGCGAGCCTGCAGGCGATCGTCGACCGGCATGAAGCGCTGCGCACCACGTTTACGGAGGTGGAGGGACAGCCGAGGCAGGTCGTGCAGGAAGCGATGCCGATTGCGCTCGGCCGCATCGGGGAGCAGGAGTTGGAAGCGGAAGCCGCGCGCCCCTTCGATCTGGAAAAAGGCCCGCTGCTGCGCGCCGCGCTGGTGCAGCATGGGGAGGCGGAGCACACGCTGCTGCTGACCCTGCACCATCTCGTGGCGGACGGCTGGTCGATGGACGTGCTGATCCGCGAGCTGACCGCGCTGTATGGAAATGCGGTGCACACGCTGCCCGCGCTGCCGGTGCAGTACGCCGACTATGCCTGCTGGCAGCGCGAGCAGCTCCAAGGCGACGCGCTCGAAGCGGGGCTCGCCTATTGGAGAGGGCAGCTCGGCGGCACCCAGCCCGTCCTGCAAGTGCCGACCGACCGTCCGCGCCCGGCGGTGCAGACCTATCGCGGGGCGGTGGAGCGGACGCTGCTACCGACAGAGCTGGTCGCTCAGCTTCGGCAGGTCGGCGATCAGGAGGCGGCGACGCTGTTCATGACGCTGTTGGCCGCATACCAGACGCTGCTTTACCGCTACACCGGACAGGAGGACTTGCGCATCGGAACGCCGGTCGCCAACCGCAGCCGGGTGGAAGTGGAGGAGCTGATCGGCTTTTTCGTCAACACGCTGGTCCTGCGCGCCGACGTCAGCGGCACGCTCAGCTTCCGCGAGCTGCTGCGCCAAGTGCGCGAAACTGCGCTGGATGCGTTTGCGCATGAAGAGGTGCCGTTTGAACAACTGGTCAAAGAGCTGCAGCCGGAGCGCGATCTGAGCCATACGCCGCTTTTTCAGACCCTGTTCGTCCTGCAAAATACGCCGCGGGCCGCGTTCGAACTCCCCGGCTTGACGCTCACACCGCTCGACGTGAACAGCGGTGCGGCCAAGTTCGACCTCACGCTGTCAGTCATGGAAACAGAAGCTGGCCTGCTCTGCCACTTCGAATACAACGCCGATCTCTTCGAGGCTGCGACTATCAAGCGCATGGCGGGGCATTTCGAAACACTGCTGGCGAGCATTGCTATGGATTCGACCCAACTCATCGGTCTGCTGAATATCATGACAGAATCTGAAAAAGACCATGTACAAACGCTTTGGGGCACGAATTTGCATCATGCCCAGATGAAAGACCAGATCTATAACCAAAACCAAGCTCAACACCAAAACAACGACTGGAGCCATCATCCGCACTTGTCATCAGCCGGGGAAGAGACCAACTTGTGCCTCCATCAACTCTTCGAGGCGCAAGCTGTGCTAACACCAGACGCACCGGCTGTCACGTACAACGGCATCAGTATGACTTACCGCGAACTAAACGAACGTGCCAACCACCTTGCGCATCTTCTCCGCGCCAAAGGGGTAGGGCAGGATCAGCTTGTCGGGCTGTGCACGGAGCGCGATCCGGAGATGATCGTGGGGCTGCTCGGCATCTTGAAAGCGGGCGGCGCCTACCTCCCGCTCGATCCAGCCTATCCGAGCGAACGGCTGTCGTTCCTGCTCGCCGATGCCGACATCCGCATCATCGTCACCCAGGAACAGACAGCGCTGCCCGCACACACGGCGGATGCGATCTTGATCACAGACGGCAGGAGCCCGCTCAACCCGCCTTGCCACACCACGCCGGACAACCTGGCCTATGTCATCTACACGTCCGGCTCGACCGGACAGCCAAAAGGAGTGCTCATCCCGCATGCCAACGTGGCGCGTCTGTTCACCGCCACCGAACACTGGTTCCAATTCCGTGCGGACGACGTGTGGACGCTGTTCCATTCGTACGCCTTCGACTTCTCAGTCTGGGAGATCTGGGGTGCCTTGCTCTATGGCGGCCGTCTGGTGATCGTGCCGTATCTGACCAGCCGTTCCCCCGAGCAGTTCTACCGTCTGCTCTGCGCAGAAGGGGTCACCGTGCTCAACCAGACCCCGTCCGCCTTCCGCCAATTGCTCCAAGCCGACGCGGTAGCCGGAACGAGCGCCGACACTCTCCGCTATGTCATCTTCGGCGGCGAAGCGCTGGACATGCATAGCCTCGCCCCATGGTTCGAACGACATGGCGACGAGCGCCCGCAGTTGATCAACATGTACGGCATCACCGAAACCACCGTCCACGTCACCTACCGTCCGTTGACCCAAGCAGACTTGTCGCGCGGCAGCATCATCGGCGTGCCGATCCCTGACCTGAGCGTGCGCATCCTCGACCGCTTCGGACAGCCGGTGCCGCTCGGCATTCCCGGCGAGCTGCACGTCGGCGGGGCCGGAGTGGCCCAAGGCTATCTGAATCGCCCGGAGCTGACCGCCGAGCGCTTCACAGACGGCTTCTACAAGACGGGCGACCTGGTGCGCCTGCTGCCCGGCGGCGATCTGGAATACCTCGGCCGCATCGATCAGCAGGTGAAGATCCGCGGCTTCCGCATTGAGCTTGGCGAGATCGAAGCGGCGCTCGTTCAGTCACCGGCGATCCGCGAAGCGGTCGTCACCGCGCAAAACGACCGCCTGATCGCCTACCTTGTCCCTGAAACGGACTGTGAAACGGGCGACCTGCGCAGCTTCCTGCAACAAAAGCTGCCCGGATACATGCTGCCGTCCGCTTTCGTCTACATCGACCGCCTGCCGCTCACCCCGAACGGCAAAGTCGACATCCGCGCCCTGCCGCAGCCGGACGGACAGAGCCGCGCGAACGCGTACGCAGCTCCGCAGACCGACGCTGAACGAGCGCTGTGCGCCATTTTCCAACAAGTGCTCGGCACCGGGCAAGTCGGCTGCGAAGACAACTTTTTTGAGCGGGGCGGCGACTCGATCCTCTGCATCCAAGCGGTTGCAGCTGCACGCAAGCAAGGTTATGAGCTCTCTTTACAGGAGATGTTCCGCCAGCCGACCGTCCGCGACTTGGCCGCCACCATGCAGACGGCCTCCTGCCAAAAGGGAACCGTAGCGCCGTTCGGCCAGATCGCCGCATCCGATCGCGAGCTGCTGCCTGAGGATCTTGAAGACGCCTATCCGCTGACCAAGCTTCAGGCGGGGATGCTCTTCCACAGCGCAGCCAGCGGTGACGCATCGGTCTACCACAACGTCAACACTTACCACCTCCGCGCGCCGTTTGCTGCAGAGCAGCTCGCACGTACGGTGGACGCTCTGGCCCAACAGCACCCGGTGCTGCGCACTTCGTTCGACCTGACCTCGTACAGCGAGCCGCTGCAGCTGGTGCACCGCGCGGTCCGCATTCCGCTGGACATCGAAGACTTGCGCCAGCTCCCGGCAGCCGAACAAGAGCGGCACATCGCCGACTGGTTCGAACAGGAGAAGGCCCGCCACTTCGACTGGACGCAAGCGCCGCTCTTGCGCCTGAAGATCCATCGCCGGACGGAGGAGACGTTCCAGTTCAGCTTCACCGAACACCACGCCATCCTTGACGGTTGGAGCGTGGCGACGATGATCACCGCGTTTTTCCGCAGCTACCTGACCGGGTTGCCGATGGAGCAGCCGCCCCCGCTGTTCCGCGACTATTGCGCTTTGGAAAGCGCAGCGGTGTCAAGCGATGAGCAGAAAAACTTCTGGCTCCGACAGCTCGACGAATTCACCTTCACCAAAGTCCCGCGGCTCCCGCGAACCGTGTCGTCCGCCGCTGCCGGGCAGCAGTTGTCTGTCAACCTCCCGTTCGACCCGGCCCAAGCGCAGGTGCTCAAGCAGCTTGCGCACAGCGCCGGCGTCCCGCTGAAAAGCGTGCTGCTCGCCGCACACCTGCGCGTGCTCAGCTTCATCAGCGGACATCAGGACGTCACGACCGGCGTGGTCGCCAACGGCCGCCCCGAGCAGGAGGGAGGGGAGCGCGCCCTCGGGCTGTTCCTGAACACCTTGCCGCTGCGCCAAAAGCTCCGAGGCGGCACTTGGCTCGACCTGATCCGCGACACGTTCCATGCCGAACAGGATCTGCTCCCGCACCGCCGCTACCCGATGATGCAGATCCAGCAGGATCACGGCGGCCATACCTTGTTCGAAACGGCGTTCAACTTTACGCATTTTCACGTCTACAGCGCGTTTGCCGAGCTGCCCCAAGTCGAGGTGCTCGAGGCGGCAGGCATCGCAGACACCAATTTTGCGCTCAGCGCCGAATTCAGCCAAAACGTGGACAGCGGCGAGCTCAGCTTGCTCTTGCGCTACGATGGCGGCGAGTTCGGCGCGGAGCAGATCACCGCGCTTTCCGGCTACTACCGGCGCTGCTTCCAAGCGATGGCAGAAAACGCCGCGTCCCGCTACGAAACGCACAGCTTGCTGGCTGCCGATGACCTGCAAAAGCTGCGCGAGTGGAAACGGTCGGATCCGCCGCACCCGGCCGATCTGAGCGTCCACGAACGGATCGCGCTCTGGGCCGCGCAGACGCCCGACAAGCCGGCCGTCGTCTTCAGAGACGAGCAGCTCACGTACCGCGAGCTCGAAGCGCGCGCCAACCGCCTGGCCCGCCATCTGCGCTCCTGCGGCGTTGGCCCAGACACGCTGGTTGGCATCTCCGTCGAGCGCTGTTTGGAGATGATCGTCGGCGTGCTGGGCATTCTCAAGGCGGGCGGCGCTTTCGTCCCGCTCGACCCGAACTATCCGGAAGAGCGCCTCGCCTACATGATCGGAGACGCCGGACTTCGCCTGCTGCTCACCCAAGCGCGTTTTGCAGACAAACTCCAGAACTTGCAGCCGGGCGGCAGTCTTGCTCTCCTCCGGTTGGATGCGGACTGGCCGATCATCGGGCAGCAAGCGGCCGACCCCGTCCCGCACCGAGCCGGTGCCGACGACCTGGCGTACGTCATCTATACCTCCGGCTCGACGGGTCGGCCAAAAGGCGTCCTGCTACAGCACAAAGGGCTGAACAACATGGCGCTGTCCCAGCACAAGACCTTCCATGTCGACGCCACCAGCCGCGTCCTGCAGTTCGCTTCGTTCTCCTTCGACGCCTCCGTCTCGGAGATCTTCATGGCGCTCGTCCACGGCGGCACCTTGTACCTCGCGGGCCAAGACGAGCTGATGCCAGGCGTCGACCTGCTGAACACGCTGCGCCGACACCGGATCACCACCGTCACGTTGCCGCCCTCGGCGCTGGCGGTGATGGAAGATGACGGCCTGCCCGACTTGCAGACGATCATCTCCGCCGGGGAAGCCTGCACCGCCGAGCTGATCGCCCGCTGGTCGCAAGGCAGGGCGTTCATCAACGGCTACGGCCCTTCGGAAGCGACTTGCTGCACCAGCGCAGAGGAGTACCGCGACGCGAACGGCACGGAAGCGGTGCTGATCGGCCGTCCCTTCGCCGGGGTCGATGTGTACGTCCTTGACGAACACGGCCAGCCCGTTCCGGCCGGCACGCCGGGCGAGCTCCACGTCGGCGGGATCAGCGTCGGGCGCGGCTACCACGACCGGCCGGAGCTGAATGCCGCCTCCTTCCAGGAACGGGACGGCGAGCGCCTGTACAAGACGGGCGACCTCGTGCGCTGGCTCCCGGACGGCCGCCTCGAATACATCTCGCGCCGCGACCACCAAGTCAAGATCCGCGGCTTCCGCATCGAGACGGGCGAGATCGAAAACCGGCTCAGCCAGCACCCGGCGGTCGGACACGCGATCGTCCTCGTCCGCGAAGACGTCCCCGGCGACAAGCGCCTCGCCGCCTATGTCGTCCTGCGCGACGAGGCGGGACAGGCGACGGCCGACGACCTGCGCGGCTTTTTGCAGGCAGGGCTGCCCGAGCACATGGTGCCGTCTCACATCCTGCTGCTCGAGGCGATGCCGCTGACCCCGAACGGCAAGATCGACCGCCGCGCCTTGCCCGTGCCGATCGGCGTGCGACCGCCGGGCGAGAGCGAGTATGCGGCGCCGCGCGACCTGCTGGAGCTGGAGCTGGTGCAGCTTTGGGAGTCGCTTTTGCACATCGCGCCGATCGGCATCCGCGACAACTTCTTCCTGCTCGGCGGCCATTCGCTGCTCGCCGTGCGGATGATGGCGATGATTCAGAAAAAATGGGGGCAAGACCTGCCGTTTTCCGCGCTGTCCCAAGGCGGCACGATCGAAGACTTGGCGGTCATGCTCCGCGAAGGCGGCACGCACAGACGCTCTTCGCTGATCCCGCTGCAAGCGGAAGGAACGAGACCGCCGTTTTTCTGTGTGCATGCGGTCGGCGGTTCTGTGCTGTCCTACGTCCATCTCGCCAAGCTGCTCGGGCCGGAGCAGCCGTTCTACGGCTTGCAGTCGCCAGGTCTTGATGACGACCGCGAGCCGTTCACCGACATCACCCGCATGGCCGCGCATTACATCGAGGAGCTGCGCCGCGTCCAACCTCTCGGCCCGTATCATCTCGGCGGCTGGTCACTCGGTGGCGTGATGGCGTTTGAGATGGCCCAGCAGCTGCGGCAGGCGGGCGAAGAGGTCGCGCTCTTGGCGATCTTCGACAGCTTCGCACCGCTTTTGCACAACCGCCGCGAGTTTCCGACGGAAGCGAGCATCCTGGCCGGTTTCTCCGAGTACCTTGCCGCCTCTTCCGGCGTGGAGATCGCCGACGGCATGGAGGAGCATCTGTACACGTTGCAAGACGATGCGGCGTTCCGCTTCGTGCTCGAACAGACGATCCGGCAGAACATCCTGCCGCGAGACATCAGCTTCCAGCAGTTCTACCGCCTGTATCGCGTTTTCCGTGCCAACCTGCTCTCCGTGCACGACTACACGCCGCAGGCGTACGCAGGCGACATCACGCTGTTCAAAGCGACCGAGTTCGTCTCCATCGAGCTCGCCACCAAGATCAACGACGAGCCGACGATGGGCTGGGGCGAGCTGGTGCAGGGGGAGATCACCACACATCCGCTGCCCGGCACACACTTCTCGATCGTCCGCCTGCCGCACGTCGAACGGCTGGCGCAAGAACTGGAAAAAGTGATACACTGTTCGGTAAATCTAAAGAGTGGTGATTTCATTGGCAAAACCGAAAAACATCAAAGCTGA